DNA from Deltaproteobacteria bacterium:
ACGGGGAAGGAGCTGATCGCGCGGGCGATCCATTACAATAGTCCCCGCAGCCGCGGTCCTTTCATAAAGCTCAACTGCGCGGCGCTGCCGGAGACGCTCCTCGAATCGGAACTGTTCGGCCACGAAAAAGGGGCCTTCACCGGCGCGACCGGCGAGAAGAAGGGGCGGTTCGAACTGGCGGACAGCGGGACGCTCTTCCTCGACGAGGTCGGCGACATACCGTTAACGTTCCAGATGAAACTCCTGCGGGTATTGCAGGAACGGCAGTTCGAGCGGATCGGCGGGACGGAGACGATCACGGTGGACGTGCGCCTCATCGGCGCCACGAACAGGGACCTGGAGGAAGCGGTGCGCAAGGGGACGTTCCGCGAGGACCTCTATTACCGCCTGAACGTAATCCCCCTGTTCCTCCCGGCGCTGAGGGAGCGAAAGGAGGACATCCCTCCGTTGATCGAGTTCTTCCTCGGCAGATTCAACGCCGAGAACAAGAAACAGGTGCGGCTCGGCCGCAAGGTGGTCAACACGCTGCTCTCCCACGCATGGCCCGGAAACATTCGGGAACTACAGCACACCATAGAGCACATCGTGGTCATGGCCCGGAGCGACGAGGCATCGACGGAGGACCTTCCCCTCTCCCTGCGCAACGGGCATGCCGCCGTATCCTTCTCCGCGCTTGCTCCCCAATCCTTGTCATCGACCCCGTATTTTACGCCGGACCCGCTTCCTCGCGAGGGACTGGCTCCGCAAATATCTTCTTTCCCGCGGAGTATCCGGAACCGCTCCAGCATCGCGGAGGCCGAGCGCCAGCTAATCGCCGATGCGCTGCGGAAATGCGGAGGCATCCATGCCCGCGCCGCCACGCTCCTGGGGATCACAGCCAGACAGATCGGTTACAAGATAAGGAAGTACGGGTTGGAACAGGCACG
Protein-coding regions in this window:
- the nifA gene encoding nif-specific transcriptional activator NifA, which encodes MNEKGSASLFPRDLRQQVLELTALYEISKVLTESLDLKVTCARVLKLLSQILGMERGTFLMRDPGKKGSSIVAAHGMTPEEIQRGKYRVGEGIVGSVFSTGSPVVVPSLGSEPLFLNRTGSRTRLLERQEIAFICVPVKVRGEVVGVLSVDRVFPDRLSFDNDVRFLTIVAGSLAQAVRISEMVRDEKQRLLDENADLKAELKGRYQFDNIIGTSDRMQEIFGQVDRVSRSTATVLLRGESGTGKELIARAIHYNSPRSRGPFIKLNCAALPETLLESELFGHEKGAFTGATGEKKGRFELADSGTLFLDEVGDIPLTFQMKLLRVLQERQFERIGGTETITVDVRLIGATNRDLEEAVRKGTFREDLYYRLNVIPLFLPALRERKEDIPPLIEFFLGRFNAENKKQVRLGRKVVNTLLSHAWPGNIRELQHTIEHIVVMARSDEASTEDLPLSLRNGHAAVSFSALAPQSLSSTPYFTPDPLPREGLAPQISSFPRSIRNRSSIAEAERQLIADALRKCGGIHARAATLLGITARQIGYKIRKYGLEQAR